In Nostoc piscinale CENA21, the genomic stretch GCGTGTAGCCAAGAACCCAAATGTAATTCGTAAACAGAGACGGGTTGGGTCAGGGGGTCAGTGTGACGACGCTTTTCCATCCAGCCTTCATCATTCCATTGATAGGAATTTAAGTTAGTGACGATGGATGCTGTTTTTGGCCGGGGTTCCTGTTGAAAAGCGAAGGGATCAGATTTTTCGTAAATGTGTCCTTCTATATTTTTGATTTCATATTTGTAATGCTCCCCTACCCCGATTTCAGGAATGAATAATTCCCAAACCCCTGTGGAGCCTTTACGCATTTGATGTTTGCGTCCATCCCAAAGGTTGAAATCTCCCAATATAGAAACGTTACGCGCATTGGGAGCCCAAACAGCAAAATAAACACCTTTTACACCGTCGATTTCGGTGGGATGCGCTCCAAGTTTTTCGTAAATTCGATGATGGTTACCTTCCGCAAATAAGTGCAAGTCAAAGTCTGTTATGCGCGGAGAACGGAAAGCGTAGGGGTCATAGGTAACTCGCTCATGCTCTCCTTCTTGAATGCGTAACTGGTAGTTGGCAAGTTCTGGGGTTTCAATCGTACATTCAAAAAAATGGGGATGATGTACGGGCTGCATGGGGTACTCTTGACGTTCTTCGGGAACAACTACCCAGGCTGCACTGGCATTTGGTAGATAAGCGCGTACAGCCCACACTTGTTTACCATTTTGTTCTACTGCATGAGAACCAAGTATTTCAAATGGATCGTGATGCTGATTCCAAACTATACGGTTAACCTGTTCCTGAGCGATCGTGGCTATGGACATGAAGCTACCTATGTTGAATAAAGTGATTAACTAAACCGGCTTTTTTAATATGTATATCTATTCTTTACATTTATTTGCAATTTATTGCCACCGTTATAGTACATCAGATGGGGACATAGGGGATAAGGGGTAGCAGTGAGATAGCAAGCGTAGCAGTCGAAGGTCAAAAGGCAAAAGTTAAAAGTCAAAAATGAAGAACACTTTTGACTTTTGGTTTTTTACTTTTGACTTCTCCGGCTTTACCAGAGTGCCTTCTACTATCTCTACAAATCTAAAAATGGGAATAACTGAAGCAAAGCATTACGTATCCGCAGCAAAAAGAGAGTTTGCCGTAGATTGGTGCTTAATTTTGGTGGCGGAACTTTTTGGAGTTGTGCTTGTAGTTCTGCATACTCAGTAGCACTGATGGGTTTGCCATCTATGGGCGATCGCGCATCTAAAATTATTTCTGTGCGTAATATTTCTTCTGGGATATCTTCTGGAGGTGGTAAAGCCATAACTGCTGATCCCCAATGGCTAATTAACCATACACCCACACTAGAGATAAAACTTAGTAGCCCCAATATGATTCGCTTGTGAGATTTCACTTTCCCCATCGCATCACCTTCAAGTCATACTGATTGAGCCAAAAATTTAAATGGACACTTGGTTGTGGCATTGACCGACATTACCAGTGTCCATTTACTGTTATGTTTTAGCTTAACAGATGTATAAATTGGGCTTGAGTTGGGTAGTCACTTTCTGAAGAATACTCTGATTCTTTTTTGCTACCCAAGCACTCAAGCAATTTTCGTAAACTGCAAGACCAAGTGCTTGTTTGGAAACAAAACTTCAGACCAAGAACTAGGGTGTTGTAGTAGGGCTTGCAGTGGGAGTAGTAGTAGCAGTGGGAGTAGCAATAGGAGAAACTGTAGGAGCAGTAGTCCCAGTATCGGAGGGTTCACCTGTAGCGGCTGGTGAGGTTGTCGTATTAGGTGTATTACCACCCTCACATGCTCCTAAAACTGCCGCCAAACTTAACATTAGAGCTAAACCAAATATTTTTGTTTTCATAACTCCTCTTTCACCAATTATGGCCATCAAATGTTTGTGCCTTTTGACTAAGATAACCTAATTTATTGCGAATTGTTGCAATACCTGTCTCGGAGATATTGAAAAACTTACCTAGGACTGATTATTGATGTTTGAGTTATGATGCCGCAGACTGATGAAGATATCAAATGATGAGCAGGCGATCGCAATCAGTGGCTTGTTTTTTATCTTGTCTTGCCATACTCAGATGCACTACTTAAAATGTCAAGTGATCCAATGGCTAATCTTTGATGATGGAGACAGAGAACAAGAAGTAAGAAACCAATATTTGTGCGACTTCTCAACGGATTGTCATATCTCAAAAACATTTCAAAGATAGTTGACAGTTAACGCTATACTCATGCAAATCCCAGAAAAGGCTATTTTAACCTGAGCAAAATTCCATAAACAGACTAAAATACAGTATTTCCTATCCCAAAAAATTTTATGGCTGCTGTTCGTAAATCGGCTGTGTCTGCAACTAATACTTGGTTTGGACGCAATTCTAAACCAACTGTGTCAAGAAGGCGCTCCCCTGTTCGGGGTTCCGTCATCAGCAGTGTATCTCCACTATCAGGGCAATCTCCAGTGGTATCGCCGAAACATCGGCGACGAAATGCCAAAAATTTATCGGTTCCTACAACAAAAGGATCACCAGAATTAACGGCATCCAAAGTCTCTCATGTGCCGATTGCAGAAGTTTTACCAAATTGGCTGTTACGGTTATACACTGTTCATCGTTACTCATCTGTGGTGACGTTTTTATTAGTTGCAGTGGCACTGGTTGTTTATGGTTGGACAGTTTATTCTCAAGAACGGTGGAATCAAGAGTTCCGCCGCTTGCAAAATCTCCAACGTAACGAGCGACAATTAACCACAACCAACGCTATGTTAAAAAACAAAATGGCAGAAGAAGCAGAAAAACCAAGTGCAGGATTAGTATCCCCCACGCCAGATAAAACAATTTTCTTACCTTCAGCACCTGATACGGCTAATTCTGCGCTATCAAATACAAGACCAAATTCTCCCGTACAACAGCCAACTTCTTCACCATTAGGATATTAAAGGCAATAGTCATTGGTCATTTCTCAAAGACAAATGACACTTAACAAAGGACGAAGCCGATGCAAAAGTCATCCAGTAGATTAAAATTTAGAAATTCTCGCAATCTATCAGTTAAAAAGCGGCAGAAAGTTTCCCGACAAAGGTTTCTGGAGAAACTCACACCTAAAACCCCAGAACCTGTACAAAGCAGCAAAGTCCGACTGTTAACGGTTTGGGCTATTTTAATATTTTCAGCATTAGGTTTAGCTTTTAACTTATATAATTTACAAATTCTCCAAGGCAAAAAACTCACCCAGAAGGCACGCAATCAACAAATTGTGAGTTTGCGGACGTTTATGCCGCGTCGTTTAGTAATCGATCGCAATAATAATGTTTTGGCGGTTGACCGCCCTGTATATACTGTTTATGCCCATCCCAAATTATTTGATAAGTCTAATGAAGAAATCGCCCAAAAGTTAGCACCAATCATTGATAAAGATGCGGCGGAGTTAGTGAACACTTTTCAAAGTCGCAAAAGTGGGATTATCTTGATGCCGGCGCTACCCGAAGAAATTACCAATAGGGTGATTGCTCTGCGCTTAAATGGCTTAGAATTCATGCCCAAATATTCGCGCTTATATCCGCAAGCCGATGTCACATCTGATGTAGTGGGCTATGTAGATTTAGAGCGTCGCGGTCAAGCTGGTGTGGAATATAGTCAAGAAAAACTGCTAGAACGTTCTGTGCAGAAGGTACGGTTAATGCAGTCTGGGAGAGGTGAATTAAAGCCAGATAATGCGCCGGAAGGTTTTCTTCATGCTGATGACTTAAAATTGCAACTCACAATTGATACACGCTTACAAAGGGCGGCTCGCTTGGCGCTAAAAGCCCAGGTAGATAAATTCCGCGCTAAACGTGGGGCTGTCATTGTCATGGATGCCTTAGATGGTTCTTTACTTGCACTGGTGTCGCAGCCGACTTATGACCCGAATGAGTATGGTAAGGCGAAAATTGACTTATTTAAAAACTGGACGGTAGCGGATCTTTACGAGCCAGGGTCAACTTTTAAACCATTAAATGTCGCGATCGCATTAGAAAATGGAGTGATTCAACCAAATGATACCTTTAATGATCCTGGTTCGCTGAAAGTTGGCGATCGGTTTATTAAAAATGCAGAAAATAATGGTTATGGGCGGATTAGCATAGCGCAAATTTTGCAGCATTCCAGCAATATCGGGATGGTGCAAATCATTCAAAAAATGCGCCCCTCGGTCTACTACACTTGGTTAGAACGTCTGGGTTTAGGACAATCATTAGAAACAGATTTACCTTTTGGCGTGAGTGGTTCCCTGAAAAGCCAAGCCAGATTTATTGCTTCACCCATTGAACCAGCAACCGCCTCCTTTGGACAAGGTTTTTCACTCACTCCCCTCCAACTAGTACAACTGCACGGCGCTTTAGCTAATGGCGGTAAATTAGTCACACCCCATGTAGTTCGCGGACTAGTTGATAGCAATGGCAAAATGCACTATTCACCCACACTTCCCGCACCAAGGCAAATTTTTTCCGCTAAAACCACCCAACAAGTTGTGGAAATGATGGAAACCGTTGTTTCTGAAGGTACTGGTAAACCTTCCAAAATAGCAGGATACCGCATTGGTGGTAAAACAGGTACAGCCCAAAAGGCTAGTCCGAATGGTGGCTATATCCCTGGTGCGAGAATCACCAGTTTTGTTGCAGTTTTGCCTGTGGAATCTCCCCGCTATGTAATTTTGGCAATTGTTGATGAGCCAAAGGGTGAAAACGCTTATGGTTCTACTGTGGCTGCACCAATTGTCAAATCAGTCATGGAAACCTTAATTCCTTTGGAACACTTGCCACCGGAACAGTTCAATTCCCCAGCCGAAACACCAAGATGAGAGTTTTACAATGGGTCTGAAGCTGATTCCTGACTCAAAAATGTGTAAGTCCGGTTAATGACGAATTACCGTGCATTAGTCGGACTAGGGCTACTAGTCGAAGTTCCCGTATTAGCACCAGCATTAACAATAGAACGAGCCTGTTGCAAATGTTCTTGAAGGGTTGGTAGTGTTTGGGTGGCAAATGCTTTCACATCTGCATCTTGCCCCTGTTTTGCTTCAGTTTGAAATGCAGAAACATCCTTCTGATGATCTTGAACCATGTGAGTCATATATTCGCGGTCAAAGTTAGCACCAGAAAGCTTAGATAAGCGTTGCTGGAGTTGCTGATTTTCTCTGTTGAGAGTAGTTGGTAATTTTACATCTTTTCGAGCAGCTAACTGTTTGAGTTGATTGTTTACCTGTGTATGGTCTTGCACCATACGCAGTCCAAATTGTTTTACAGCATTGTTAGCTGCACGTTGTGATGCTAGTTGTCCTAGTTGGACTTCTGCTAAACCACCTTGCGCGGCTTCATTGATAAACTGTCTGTCTGAAGAACTCAGATTATTTTGTTCTGTTGTAGTTGGTGATGGAGTCTCAGCTTGCTGTACTGGTTGTGTTGTCCCAGATGGAGCTTCAGATGTGTTCTGATTTTGCTGAGGAGTGGTTGTACAACCAGTGGCTAGAGATAAAGCGATCGCCACTAAACTAGTAGAAAATAATTTTAAATTAAACATAATTGATTCTTTTTTCCAAAAAGCTCACAACTACAGCGATTTATAATCATCAAAGTAATAATTAACCGTTTTCTTCTAAATCAAAAATATGCTAGTTAAATGTCCAATAGCTTATCTATATTTTTAAGTTTGTCGATTTAGCTTGAATATAGAAAAAATGTTCTCAAAAAATACCTACCCTCAGATATACCTCATCCGCGCAATTGTATTGTATCTATCTGAAAGTGGGCGAAATATAGTCTGTACTCCTAGTCCCCCAAGGAAATTATGACAAGTCTAAATCACGATAAAATCGATGGAATTTGATCATTGCATGAAAAGCAGCTTTCAATAAAGCACTCAAAAGTCGCTTACCAAGGAGTATACGACAATAAAATTAGAAATCTGTAATTCTGTGTCTCTAGAGTTAATATTTGTTTATAACTACCGAAAGAGGTTAAGTAGGCTGAATTGTGGAATTTTAGATATTAGAGATGGAATTATATCCACTCTGGAAAAAAGTTATCTAAGATTCCATGCAGAGCAATTTATTGAGATTACCTAATTTAGAGGTTGAAGCAAGGTCAGCTAATGATTATTACCAAGCTGAACAGGTATTTTTAGAATTACTAGCAATAGATGATTTAGACAATCAATTACATCAAGTATCAGCGAAAGTTAAAGAATTTGAACAAACACTCTTTGCGGCAATTGTAGCAGCTTATCAAAATGGTAATGGGGATAATCGCGCGCATTTATTTCTGCAAAGAATTTTATATTGGATTAATCGCCTAAAGTTATTTTGGTATGACGATTTACGCCATTATACAAATGAGCGATCGCTTTATTTAAGTTGTTGCCGTAATCAAATTGAACTTGCTTGGCAAGCTTGGGAATTAGCGCAAATTGATGTGCCAGCATTACAAAAATTAGATGTCAAACAAGCATTAATTGCACGCGCTACGGCTGACTTAAATCCGCCATTATCACCAGAAAGCCGCTACATTCGTGAACAAATGAGTGAAATTGGCTATCGTCATTTACTGGCGATCGCTTCATTTGATGGTTTAGTAGAAGGTAGTCGTTTATCGCGGATTTTAGGCGGTACAGCCAACGAGGTGCAATGTACTTTGGTGCGGGTATTTTTAGAAGAATATGGCAATGGGCGCTTATCTCGCAAGCACTCAACATTTTTTGCCCAAATGTTAACTGAGTTTGAGATGAATACCGAACCAGAAGGTTACTTTGATTTAGTACCTTGGGAAGTGTTAGCTTGCGCGAATCAAAACTTTTTAACCACCGAACGCAAACGTTATTTCCTCCGTTATAGTGGTGCGTTAACTTATTTTGAAGTAGCAGGCCCAGCAGCTTACAAAAATTATTTAGCAGCAGCACAAAGATTGAAACTTTCAGATGCAGCAATGGGTTATTGGGAACTGCACATCCGCGAAGATGAACGCCACGGCCAATGGATGTTAGATAGTGTGGCGTTACCTTTAGCCGAGCAGTATCCCCATGATGCGTGGGAATTACTACTAGGATACGACCAAGAGAAACTCATGGGCGATCGCGCTGCTTGTGCTGTTGTCAAATCTATTCGAGCAGCCGAACAAGCAACTTTTCCTACAAAATAACTTACCAAGCAAAAAATCGCATTTTTAAGTTTTTGCTAACTTGATTTTACTGTAGTGACAAATTACTAACTACAGCCCAATTCAATACTCTACTTTCAGGAAGTATTACCATCAAATGAAAGACATATTTTTCTGTCCGGAAGAATCTAATTTCTATTCCAACTGTTTAGAAAATTTTGTAATGAGAGATTGCCAAAATCCGACCTCGATTGTGGAATTTGGTTCTGGTGATGGCAGCCCAGTAATCAACTCACTACTGCGAAATAAGTTTGAAGGATTAATTCAAGGCTATGAACTGAATAAATCAGCCTGTAAAGCTGCAAATTTAACCATAGATGAATATAATCTGACTAGTAAATATGTTATTCATAATTCTTGTTTATTTGATGCTGATAAACCTCAAGCCAATTATCTTGTAGCTAATCCACCATATCTGCCAGCTCCAGATGATGATATCTATATGCCGTTATTATTTGGCGGTATAGATGGAGCAGCGATTACCAACGAGTTGTTATCTTTGGATTATGAAAATGTTTTGGTTTTAGTTTCTAGCTATTCCAATCCTATTAGTACTATTAAAACAGCACAAGAAAACGGCTACAGCGTAAATAAATTTGTGGTTTTACCTTTGCAGTTTGGTTACTATAGCTCGGAGCCAAAAGTTAAAAAACATATAGAAGAATTAAAGAAACATCATAAGGCATTTTACTCTGGAGATTATTATTTCTTGGCTGGAGTGCTATTTAAAAAATTCCAGCCATCAAATATCGATTTAGCGAATGAATTAACTCAAGTGATGACAAGTTTATAGATTGGTAATACACAAGGGTGTGTTATGACTCCAGACTAACGCACCACTTGATAAATGTTATTGTTATTCAGTAATTTAAAGTGCTGTGAAAATTGATTTCACAAAGTTGATACTTGATCAATGAGATAGTAACTAGGTAAGAGTTGATTGCAGAAGTTTGATATCAAAACAGTATTAGACAATAATAGATAGTTGTTTTTGAAAGTAAGCGCGGTAGAGTTTGCATCGCGGTAAGATGCGATCGCCATCAAAACAAATCAATCCTAGATTTTCGAGCTTATAAGCATCCACAGGATCAATCACTAGACCGAGTTTGGCTTCGACAAGTTCAGCATATATCTTGATCAGATGAGGATAGGCTTGGAGTTTTAACCAGTGTCGCCACAAGTGATGGCGGTAGATACCACCATTAACTATTGCTTCTTGAATCAACTCTTTAAGAGTCATCTTGCCAGAAACCAGATGAAATAAGGCTAGTTGAATTAAGGCTGGATGACCCCCAACCAAAGACATTAATTCCGCAGATTCTTGACCGACTCTCCAGTTTAACTCGTATCTACTCGCTAACTCGTCTACTTGGGACTGTGTAAATTCACTCAGATGTAGAGGTATACCGATATTAAATGGTGAACGGTTAATATCTAAAGAAATATATTGTTCTGTGGAGTATACCACTACTAATCTTAATTTCTGCCAACCATAATTTTGTCTGGCTTCTTCACACCAAGAACGCAACAAAGCGAAAAATTCCTGAGCAATGTGAGGACACTCAAAAAAGCGATCAATATCACTTAAAACCAGCAATATGGGATTATCAATCTGTTTAAAAAGATACTTTTGCAAGTAAAAACTACAAACTAACTTATAGCCAACTTCTTCATCCCACATTTCATCTAGGTTCGGCTCAATGTCTAATTGTTGAGCAATTTGCCAACAAAGACAACGCAAAAGCTTGTTTAAATTGGTTAAACAAGAATCATCAATTTGATAACAATTGATATTAACAGTGTGGTATCCTTGTCTCTGAGCAAAAGCTAAAATACGTAGTACTAAAGAAGTTTTTCCCATCTGTCTGGGAGAGCGAATCCGAATTACGCAGCCTGGTCGAGTAATTTCTCGATAAGCTAGTTGTTCTATAGGTGGACGCTCGATATATAAGGGCGAGTCTAACGCTACAGGGCCATCCGGATAAGACCAACGACTTTCGATTTCGTAAGTAGAAAGCCGAGGCGAGTTTTCTAGTTTTGTGTATGAATTTCTGGGTAGAAATTCCAAGATTTCGCTTTCATCTTCTACACTCGAAACAGCATAATCTGCTTCATTTAATTTGAGGTTAAATGCACTAAAACATAGTTTGAGAGTTTTTTGATCTACAGCTTTACTCAAAGACCATAATCGACTGAGAGTTTTTGTCGAGATACTAATCTGTGTGCTGAGTTCCTGTAGGGTTAGGCGATCGCCTTTTTTTCTAGCCATCTCCCAAGATACAATCGCTTCTTGCAAACGTTGTAGTCCAGTAGGAGTTAATATAACGCCTCGTCTTCTCTTGCTTTTAGTTTGTTTCACTTGCATAGGCTTTGTTCCAACAACTTTTTGTGGACACAAAATCTACTTTCATCTTCTTACATCAATACTTTTTCGCCTCGTGCATTCCCCTGTGGGCTTTCCCGGAGGATAAGCGCAAAAATCTTAATAGAAGCACGCAAATTACAACTTTTGCAAGAAGTGCTGTGTAGAATCTGATGATCCAACTACTCCAAGAATTTAAACAGCGTCAAACATTCCGAATTTCAAGTTTTAACAACCGTAGAAACCACCAACAAAAGCATTGTATAAAAAAAGGGATTTTAATACAGTATCATTACTAAATATCAGTGTAAAAAATATTACGAAATTATAAAGTTGCTGACCATGACTTGACAGATTGTTATATCAGCGAATGAAATTTGTTGCAGAATAAGCTCGAACGCTTAAATTCAGAAAAAATTAGTACTTTAGTCTCATACTAAAATGTATAAAACACTGTAAATCCTGATTTATTAGCTATTTCAGGCTTTATTCAGCCCCAAATTTGTTATTTTAAGTTAGTTACCTGATATTCTACTCTAATTCGACCGTTTGTGTGAGATTTTGGGCTTTTTATTTACTGGTCTATTTTTATTTATGATTTTTAAATCAATCCTTTAAATCTACTTACAACATATTAACATCATAATAAATGCTTTAAGTAAATACACTAGATTTTATCAATGCCATTGATTAATGATGCGATCGCTCTGATGAAGTTGATGTATTCTACACAACTTCACTCATCAAAGCAGCTAAATCAGCGATGTGGTGCATGAACAAGCGATCGCCCTAACAAAACAGTAACTTTAGTTACATTACAAAAACTGTAGCTGGCTTAATATTCCTGTCTTGGACAGTACTGTGTTTCCTGCACAAATATGACTTGTACAGAATGTCATTTTATTTTCCGGGTGTTGCACAAATTAACAGAAAATGTAAGTAATACTCAGGAAAAATTGAATAATCGCTAACATATTTCAGAAATAAATCAAAATAATCCTCACCTTTTATTTGCTCAATTAGTAATAAAAAATAGCCCATGTTTAAAATAAAAAAAAATTAATTAAGTGCGAAAATTGATATAACAATCATTGATAAATTGCTATGTATAACCCAAAAAATTATCATTAATTTACATCAAAAAACTTACACCAAGAACAGCAAGTAAATCATGAACCCCGCTTCTTCGTCCAGAGTTCAGGGAGAACTAAAATTAAGTCAACAAAAGCAGTCTAATATTTTAGCAGTAATCATTATTAAACTTTTGAACTTAGTTACTGGGGATACAGATTTAGCAGCAGAATTTATTCAGTTGTGGACAATTCAGGAATTTCAACTAGGTGATGATTTAACTAAATACCTTGAGAATACAGCTACATCAGGTAACAGCAATTTTTTTTTACTTGGTATGTCAAGGTAGAGTGCGCTTGTTGAGTTTTGATGAGACTTTGGGCAGGGAAGTTTCTCCACAGTTGTTATTAGCAGAACAAACATTTGGCGCAGATCATTTGTTTTGCGATCGCCCTTTATCATACCGTGCCATTGGTGCTAGTCCGGGTTTTGTAGCGCAAATTACAATTGCCGATTTACAACTGTGGTTGCAACGCTTACCAAATCTTGAAAAGCATTGGCAAAAGTTAGCAGTCGAGCGTCAAGCACTGATATTCTTTAAAAGTTATACAGAATTGCGATCGCTCAACAGTGTCAGTTTACGGCAATTTTTACCTTATATAATTACTAACAAAATTCCGGCTGGCGCATCTTTAAATACAGCCACACCAGCCAATACAGGACGTTTTTGGTTAGCCGGAGGAACAACCTCACTCTTAATTGGCGATAGCTGGGGATATCCTGATGTGGC encodes the following:
- a CDS encoding peptidoglycan D,D-transpeptidase FtsI family protein, whose protein sequence is MQKSSSRLKFRNSRNLSVKKRQKVSRQRFLEKLTPKTPEPVQSSKVRLLTVWAILIFSALGLAFNLYNLQILQGKKLTQKARNQQIVSLRTFMPRRLVIDRNNNVLAVDRPVYTVYAHPKLFDKSNEEIAQKLAPIIDKDAAELVNTFQSRKSGIILMPALPEEITNRVIALRLNGLEFMPKYSRLYPQADVTSDVVGYVDLERRGQAGVEYSQEKLLERSVQKVRLMQSGRGELKPDNAPEGFLHADDLKLQLTIDTRLQRAARLALKAQVDKFRAKRGAVIVMDALDGSLLALVSQPTYDPNEYGKAKIDLFKNWTVADLYEPGSTFKPLNVAIALENGVIQPNDTFNDPGSLKVGDRFIKNAENNGYGRISIAQILQHSSNIGMVQIIQKMRPSVYYTWLERLGLGQSLETDLPFGVSGSLKSQARFIASPIEPATASFGQGFSLTPLQLVQLHGALANGGKLVTPHVVRGLVDSNGKMHYSPTLPAPRQIFSAKTTQQVVEMMETVVSEGTGKPSKIAGYRIGGKTGTAQKASPNGGYIPGARITSFVAVLPVESPRYVILAIVDEPKGENAYGSTVAAPIVKSVMETLIPLEHLPPEQFNSPAETPR
- a CDS encoding DUF4142 domain-containing protein: MFNLKLFSTSLVAIALSLATGCTTTPQQNQNTSEAPSGTTQPVQQAETPSPTTTEQNNLSSSDRQFINEAAQGGLAEVQLGQLASQRAANNAVKQFGLRMVQDHTQVNNQLKQLAARKDVKLPTTLNRENQQLQQRLSKLSGANFDREYMTHMVQDHQKDVSAFQTEAKQGQDADVKAFATQTLPTLQEHLQQARSIVNAGANTGTSTSSPSPTNAR
- a CDS encoding AAA-like domain-containing protein, producing the protein MQVKQTKSKRRRGVILTPTGLQRLQEAIVSWEMARKKGDRLTLQELSTQISISTKTLSRLWSLSKAVDQKTLKLCFSAFNLKLNEADYAVSSVEDESEILEFLPRNSYTKLENSPRLSTYEIESRWSYPDGPVALDSPLYIERPPIEQLAYREITRPGCVIRIRSPRQMGKTSLVLRILAFAQRQGYHTVNINCYQIDDSCLTNLNKLLRCLCWQIAQQLDIEPNLDEMWDEEVGYKLVCSFYLQKYLFKQIDNPILLVLSDIDRFFECPHIAQEFFALLRSWCEEARQNYGWQKLRLVVVYSTEQYISLDINRSPFNIGIPLHLSEFTQSQVDELASRYELNWRVGQESAELMSLVGGHPALIQLALFHLVSGKMTLKELIQEAIVNGGIYRHHLWRHWLKLQAYPHLIKIYAELVEAKLGLVIDPVDAYKLENLGLICFDGDRILPRCKLYRAYFQKQLSIIV
- a CDS encoding methyltransferase, which gives rise to MKDIFFCPEESNFYSNCLENFVMRDCQNPTSIVEFGSGDGSPVINSLLRNKFEGLIQGYELNKSACKAANLTIDEYNLTSKYVIHNSCLFDADKPQANYLVANPPYLPAPDDDIYMPLLFGGIDGAAITNELLSLDYENVLVLVSSYSNPISTIKTAQENGYSVNKFVVLPLQFGYYSSEPKVKKHIEELKKHHKAFYSGDYYFLAGVLFKKFQPSNIDLANELTQVMTSL
- a CDS encoding iron-containing redox enzyme family protein, with the translated sequence MQSNLLRLPNLEVEARSANDYYQAEQVFLELLAIDDLDNQLHQVSAKVKEFEQTLFAAIVAAYQNGNGDNRAHLFLQRILYWINRLKLFWYDDLRHYTNERSLYLSCCRNQIELAWQAWELAQIDVPALQKLDVKQALIARATADLNPPLSPESRYIREQMSEIGYRHLLAIASFDGLVEGSRLSRILGGTANEVQCTLVRVFLEEYGNGRLSRKHSTFFAQMLTEFEMNTEPEGYFDLVPWEVLACANQNFLTTERKRYFLRYSGALTYFEVAGPAAYKNYLAAAQRLKLSDAAMGYWELHIREDERHGQWMLDSVALPLAEQYPHDAWELLLGYDQEKLMGDRAACAVVKSIRAAEQATFPTK